The Anopheles moucheti chromosome 3, idAnoMoucSN_F20_07, whole genome shotgun sequence genome contains the following window.
ttaaaaacaacaccatcaaTGTTCGGTTCAAACTTACAAGTAAaaggatttatttttcacataACTATGCACAGTAGGTCTTAGGCACGtcgtttaaataaataataattgctAAGTGTTTAATCTTCGGTAGGTATGTGTGTGCTACGAAGTTGCagtacaaacaaaataaaaacccctCAACAGGGCAAGAGGCTGCACGCGTTGACTCGCAGCATAATACTATCCGTGTATCGGTTGTGCGGAATGGTatgctttttaaaaaaaaacatacacaatgACTGGTAAGACATTCTTGCTGCTCGTTCGTTGTCCAACAGTGGTCCTTTTTCACACGTAATACACGAACGTCCAGTAGAAAATGTTAAAGATCACAAACGCGATCGGGAAGACGAAGCGGGATCGTTTATCGATCCAGATGGCTACCTCCTGTGGCGTCATAGTGGTCCAACCGTTTCCATTCACATTGTTCGGTTGGCCCTCGATCTGGATCGTTACGGTGTCGGTTACTGCACGGTCCGCGTCCGTCGTGGAAATGATCGGCAGAGTGGCAGAACTAGGGCTTTTCTGCGGGATGGACTAAAAGAAAAGACAGAAGGATATTTGAATTCCTAGTTCCCGTCCAATAAACAGTAAAGCCCCAAATACGTACATGCACCGTAAGGTAGTTGTTGAAGGAGTTAGCCGAAACGGTAGTGGCCGAATCGGCCAGCGAGGTGCAGGAATGGGATTTGTGCAGCCCGCTCATGTCCTTCCGTGCCGGGCGTGGTGTGATCGCTTGCTTCAGGACATGCTTGCTGTTAACCTTCTTCACCTCCACGTTACGCTTTCGGCGCCAGATTGTGTTGACGAACGCAAACTCTACCAAACTGCCAAAGATGAAACCGGTGCAGCCCAGGAACCAGATCTCCGACGCCTTAATGTAGCTGACCTTCGGGAGCGTTTTGCCCTGGGCGGAGGCTAGCGTAATGAACGTCAGCATCGTGCTGGTACCGAGCGTGATGCGCGGTGCTGACTGATCGGCCTGCAGCCAGAACGTTACCCACGAGATCGCGACCAACATGATCGATGGGATGAAGTAGTCCATCATGTAGAAGCCCATTTCGCGTGCCAGATGGACGGTGAAGCTGAGCGAACTGTAGTTTCCAGCTGTGACGAATTGCGAACGAAAATTAGTTGAATGTTCACTCACACCCAAATACGATCATCTTACCGAAAGCTCCATGGCGAAGATCGCTTAAATCCGCATTAATGACTGTCTCGTTGGTGAACATCTCCAGCAGCACGTACTCGGTGAGATGCAGCTCTGGTGCTAGTGTAACGGGGGACTTATGCTCCCAAAGCAATACTAAATCGTCCTCATTGTACATCCCTTGTGGAGAGAGAaatcacaacacacaaacaaaccaggTTAACTTTACGCTTCCCTGAAACGATCCGTCTCCAGTCACTTACAACTCTCCAGAACCGTTGAGCAGTGTTGCTCATCGAACGGGAACTTTTGCAGATTCATCCAGCAGTAGAGTGTGGCACTGATGCGCGTCGATACGATCACCGTACCGTCCGGTGAGATCGAGGTAAGAATGTCCTTCTCGGCCGTGCCCAGTATGTCGGAGCTGCGCTCGTTCGCTAGGAAGACGTGCGGCACCCAGAGCAGATCACGCAGCGACTGTTCGCCCATGATCggtttcgttcggttcggtgccaCTTCCCGGAATACTAATCGTGGATCGACGTACCGGAACTGTAGCAGGGCGTGAATTTTaaattgctgttgttttgggAAGGGACGTTCCATTAGGTGTGGACATATTATTTTAcatcttttttctttaaaaggCTTACCAAATCGTGAGCTTCTAAGTTTTGCATGAAGTATATGTAGGCACGGGCGTACACTTTTACCGGTCCATTTGTACCGTTGACAGATTCTGGATGGATGGCAATGGGATTATTATCAAATTGGTTACTTATTTTGGACGAACAGGTGATGAACAAACTTACCTCGCTTGGGACGCTCCAACCGATCGTACCGACAGACGTGGGTTAATCTCGTAAGAAGTTGGGTCTGTGACAGGTGATCTGCTCCTTCCAGCGTGGGACAGTCGGATTCTCTGTAAAATATATTACATGTTAATGTGGATATCATTCCCTTAAAAGGGGTAAAAGACaaggcaaacaacaaaaaccaataatTGCTCAGACACAAGtggaaaacaatgcaaaaagtCCTCTAAAAACATGTTTGCATTCGTAGTAACTGCAACTGAAAACGTCATCGTCCCGGCACCAGGACGTGATGTCAGATTGCGCGAAGCGAAACATTATCATCAACGATCGGGCAATCGAGGTTCGGCTGGTAATCGCGTTAAGATGATCTTGCGAGGCAGGGAATTAAAGAGCATACTCCCCGTCATCATTGCTCACCGGTTGCGTCGCCTCACCCGTGGCCTTGCTTGTTTCTTCCACTAATGGGCGAATTTAGTTGACCCCACAGCTGGAGCTGTCTGGTGGGAGCGTTCGAGCACCATCGTGCATGATAAATGTGGCTTCGATGCGAGCAGACGAAACCGATTCGTGGCAATTCGATGCCATGAGTTTGCATCATGCAGAAGTTTTGGGTGCGCCTTTCGAGGAAGATGTACTAACATCACCACCGAGTTTGGGGGCCTTttttgcacaacaaaacaaccgaaTGACGGATTAGAGCTAACGGAAGCATATGACACCTTTCAGAATGGTTAAATCGCTGTCCTTAAACTTCTGTTTCGCTAACATAATGGTGGTTGAAGGTTGATgcggataaaaataaaacaaccagTGATTATGCTAACCATTGTCTGTTTAGGCAAAAAATCACTTTAATGATAAATTACAAATGACGTGGGGTTTCCAATAATGCCATaagttatttatttgattcatACGAGATATATGTAATTTTAGGAAAAACTTTTTGTTTGAACAGAATAAACAGATCCTTTGAGCTGGAATTGGgcataaacatattttcaacATTAACGAAAACATTTATAACGAAGAGTACAATATTTTCTTCATATGGTCAATGTGGTATTAATGGTTCTTACATGAAGTGCACTTGAATGTGTTTCAACCTGTTCAATTTGTACTCACTGTAAACATTAATCAACTTTAATTTTTTATGACAATTTTAAAAAGTTTGGTAGGCGTAAcgaaaagttttaattaaaaaaataataaaacaaattttaaaaaacatcATTCATCATCAGAGCATGTTAACGCAAAAGTAAGGGTTCGTCGCCTGAAATCTGCAGTTGAAGTCTATTGTTTTATTCCCAAGCAGTTAACCGACTCGTCTTATGCCTATGCATATTTCCACCATTCCGCACTAATTGTGGATGGAATtagatattaaaaaatattataaaaatattaaatattatataGTTCGATAAATCCTTAGGTAGTAAGACATGTGGaagctttgttttcttttaaaatgtGGGAAAAGATAGTAGCagatagaaaaaaagtttttgaTTATTctttgaataatattttaatagcAATACGACGAggcattttttcatttcactaaTTGAAATTCATACTTTGAACCAAACcaaattataaaatttatgaaaaaaaatcataatttcCAGTCAAAATAAAAGTATTGttatcactattgctattgtcAGGTTATGTTTACTGtaagtctttttttttaatgtacaaAAATTGAACATGTACTAGAAGGAATATTTTCCAATTACTGTGAGAAGTTAAAACATCTATACACCACTGTACAACTTTCCCGCCTTGCCTTTTCGCTCGCCGCTCAGCTCCTTTATTTACATTCTTCGCTACCACTATTACGCACACCCGCGGCACATAGTTCGCCTACAGCTTTACGATTAGACGTGTCCGTGGCTTAATTGCATCATGagttgtaatttaatttacgaTCAATGCTTGCAACGCATTCGAAATGTCCCGCTGGGAGGTTAATGCATTCCCCCTGTGCCAATGAACACGATAATCGATAAGGACGCGTTCTGTTTGGTAGAGGAGATAAGAGATAAGTTAGCATTAATTTGTTTAGTTCGATTAAGCAATAAGGTTAACGACACCGGCGATCGGGTTCGTGTTCGTGTTTGTTATTCGCCTCTCCTTTAAAACCTCGGCCACCATCATGATCAAGGACTCGCGGAGGAGCTTGGCCAATAATCGATGGGGTGCGTATTAAGTGGGTTTGAACCACTGCCCAACGTACTTTGGGATGAAACTACTGGCAGACTTTTGGGAAGAGTGCAATCGATGCATTTAATATGCAACGTCGTACAGTGGTGTCTCgaggtgtgtatgtgtgtgtgtgtgtgtttgtcagTGTGCAAGGTTCTTGCCCGGGGGTGGCGATTAAACCTCCCCGCACCGTAGCGGTCCGTTTGTGGGCCTTGATGCTTCGACCAGGGATGGCGCACCAGGGTAGTAGTGCGgaaggaagataaaaaaaatgaaacgtgCTCAACACGTTTTCATAAATTTGGTCGATTTGTATGCAGCGCAAAATCGAACCTCGGCGTACCACAGGTATGGCGATCGTACTCCAAGCAATAGGGAAGTAATTGGAAGCTGTCGATAGCGATTTactgttttttccctcccattTTTCCTACCCTTCTCAGCCTTCATCCACACGCGTACCAATCCTCGGGGGGTCGTCCTTCCACCGATCTTCGATCGTTATTTGCCGTGCTCGAACGTAATAAAGTCATCTGCGGCTTTCTGTGCGCAAATAGCTACTAGTGACACTCATTAATGTTACACTTTTTTGTGTCTCCCTTTTTAAATAGCTGTTAACCGCCAACGTATATTTAATCAACCGTTGAATGCAGAGGTAGTTAATTATAATATTTACATTACAATACCTTAATTACTTCTTGTTCTCCTCATTTTTCTTGATAATAATCGATAACCAACTTTAAAACACAATGGGATATTTCCTATTATTCTATCAAAAGAATTTATTCGAAAGAAAATAACTACTAATATCAATAAACTTAAATTCAATTGGTCGTTTCCAAGGACTCGTACTAAGGTCGAATCCAAAaactgttttaatttatttttgtatgataaa
Protein-coding sequences here:
- the LOC128300150 gene encoding pH-sensitive chloride channel 2 — its product is MKLHSLYVSLVCLCTFVTVVIAQNVATDGATVPTVNVTPPPPREPLLNETELVDLNLISSSTALQTVTQPSTTTVAVSFVPVESTSTTATPEGMSTTQGTMSPEEIQKLLLPPATVEADILHVNVTSDNRPNAKSSSKESDCPTLEGADHLSQTQLLTRLTHVCRYDRLERPKRESVNGTNGPVKVYARAYIYFMQNLEAHDLQFKIHALLQFRYVDPRLVFREVAPNRTKPIMGEQSLRDLLWVPHVFLANERSSDILGTAEKDILTSISPDGTVIVSTRISATLYCWMNLQKFPFDEQHCSTVLESWMYNEDDLVLLWEHKSPVTLAPELHLTEYVLLEMFTNETVINADLSDLRHGAFAGNYSSLSFTVHLAREMGFYMMDYFIPSIMLVAISWVTFWLQADQSAPRITLGTSTMLTFITLASAQGKTLPKVSYIKASEIWFLGCTGFIFGSLVEFAFVNTIWRRKRNVEVKKVNSKHVLKQAITPRPARKDMSGLHKSHSCTSLADSATTVSANSFNNYLTVHSIPQKSPSSATLPIISTTDADRAVTDTVTIQIEGQPNNVNGNGWTTMTPQEVAIWIDKRSRFVFPIAFVIFNIFYWTFVYYV